A segment of the Myotis daubentonii chromosome 6, mMyoDau2.1, whole genome shotgun sequence genome:
GGGAGTTCAGCAAAGCCAAAAgtaaggccagtgtccagagctttcGTTCCATGTTGCTACTGGGtgtagttcagcatccaagctaattaaactCCAGGTTCAGTCCATTGTGTAGTCCAAGATGGCCATGAGGGAGCGCATCATCCCCTGCCACGGGAGAGCTCAGAACCCTGTgcaccagagagaaagagagtgaactTCCTTTGGTTGGAATATTCAGGTTTTTCCGCACtggcagtggccacgcccatctGGCCACTGACTAGattccaggtgtgactgacaggcaaGTGCCTTCCCacgtcactcagaccttactgggcatgcatctatcggtcttcccttccctcctttcctgttaaataataaccaggttatcaCAATGGCATCATAATCATCAAAAACATgtctttttccatttcctttgtaGCCCACAAGACGGTCTGCCAGATTGTCAGCGGTGAGTACTCTCGAACCCCCTGGTATTAGTTCCTCTGAGTTCATGTTCCCCGTGTCCAGAGCTGAGCAGCAGAAGGAAGATTGTTTCCCTTGagtgttttatttgctttttggaAATTATGTGGGTCACAATAAATAGCAAATTCAACCATTGTTGCCAAGCAATTCCCTTGATCAGATGTGTCCGTGAAAAACAGTGCCCAGCCCCATTACCAAGAATATAAAGCACAGGAAGTTGTTTGACATTGCTAGATTTCTGAAACAAAGGAAATATGTTAAGCAAAATCATAGCCTATGATGTGCTAAAGTGGACAAGAATTCTGATTCTCTGTCTACAATGCATACTTTAGTCAAAATGTTGTGAAAGTTATGGCTCCATATGCTTTAGCCTCATTTCAGAACTAGACAATCTTTGAAAAAGTAATGATTCCACTTTGCCACTTGGAGTCTGTCTTtgtgggccaggcccagggaagagGTGAAGGTTAGATCATTAAAGCAGGGATGGCAGGTATGCCAGGCCTGGTGATGTGCGCTCCCGCTCTTCTCACCACGCTGGGCTCCTCGCTGGCTCTTGTGCTCCTCCTTGTTGCTGCGGATTGGTGTCTGGTCTTCATTCTGCGAAGACAGGTCAGCCTGGCTCTCTGGTAGAGGATTTGGGTTAAAATACCAGCAGCCCACACTACCCACTGAGATGTAGGGGAAAGGCATTAACCTCAGCTGACAGTTTATATCACCATACGAGATCGTACAGGAGCTGCAAGCTCCTTTGGCCTTTGAGGAAGCATGGAATTCATCCTCCGCCAATACCCGTGCCTGGCACAGGTTAATAAATCAAAGCAGAAATGTATATTAGGACCAGTCACAAATTCCGAAGTGTAACTGGGtttgagttgagtgagccagtgtTTCACATGAGTCCCAGCCTAAGGAAGTGGTATCAGAGGGAGAGCTGGGAGGTGCGGTTGTGTGTGCACATAGTTATTCCAGATTCTCCTGAAACCCCTCAAAGATGGTGTGCTCTATCTGAGAGTAACTTTCAGCGAGGCTCAGAAGTGAGTTTAAATGCTCTTTAGCTTAACTATAGATTTTACTGAAAGCCATTGTATTCCATGGATCTCTAGCCCATTAAGGGGATGTAAGTCACATAATACCCCAATCTTAAAACAAGGCTTTTCCTGAGCACCAGGAACCGGCAATATAAGCACCTGCCACTGAGATCATCGCTGCCAGTGCTGACGCAGAGCCTCGTCAGAGGCCAGTGGGGTTACAGACTGAAACCTCGTCATTTCCTGTCCCATCAAAACACGTGAATGCTgagttgggggcggggcgggggagggggctgtctTACAGAAATACTAGAAAGGGAAATTCTTTGCTGTAAATTGAGAATACACGTATATTAATACAATATATCAAAGctaaatataaaacttaaaatcCTGACAGTTTGGGGGCCATGCAAGCTGCTGTATTTGGGGAACAGACGCAGATTTAGAGTGGTaagaagatgaataaaaacattcCTGACTTTTCaagctcagttttcttttttcattggaAAGGTCATGTCTAACAGCCAGCCTTCAGGAATTGAACTGTCTACAATTTTACTTTATGCCCTTGATGAAAAGCAACTAGAGGCCTTGGGGAGGAACATGTATTTTTCTCCACAGGGGGAGACCCTGGCCCgtgttttctattaaaaaaccATTCTCCCTAGTGCCAGAAGAGATGTACATGCACTTTTTCTAGCTGAATGAGAGAAATACTTTTCCTAAAATAGCTATAGAAAACTAGAGTTCTAAACTGGTTATTTTCCCCAGCATCCTCATGTGCCACCCATTCTCAGGGCCCTGGAAAGCAGGCCAAGGCGGAAGCCCTGTGTGGAGGGGACCATGGCCACAGGGCACGCCGGCACCGCTCACAGGAATGGGAAGGAGAACCATACGAGGCAACAGAAAAATAGTTGCCTCGTGGGCTCTCTGGTTAATACGATCTGTGAAAAACCTTAAACTTTTGGGGCTAACAATAGACATTTCGTCATTACAATCGTGTTCTTAATAGAAAGCTCCAGGGGCGAAATGAGCCATCATCTGGGTGGGCAAGAGATTCTGTTCACCTTGAGCTGGCATTGGAGACGAAAGTAAGAAGGTGCTTGGCTCCAGAACTTGAAATCTACATCAGGGGTGAAAGGATTTGGAAATGATTTTGAAATACTTCCCAGGCAGCAGTCTTCATTACCGGATGGGCTTTGCCTGTGATTATGCTGTGACTTCTAGACTGTTGGGAAGGCTAGTGTGACTGAATTCATTGAGTCATTTGGACGAGAGCCTGAGTCATTCCTCCTGCTGCTGTGCTGTGATAAAAGGAAGCACCAGACATCAGAGATAGAAGCTTAACCTGTTCCCGGAGAAGAGCTATTCTGGACTCGGGAATAATGAGTCGGCTTTTAAATCTCACCTGCCGTTCACTTGAGGACCCAGATGAAAGTAGTTATGAAATTGCAGAGAGCTTTATGCTGTTAGCTGATGCTGAAAATAGAacgaaatattttttaaatgaacaaaatcatAGTCAAAATGCACTGTTGTCTTTTGTAgcctttttgtgtttttctggtttagtttttttgttgggtttttttggggaggggaggggggaaggttgTACTGAGGGTTGCCTTTGTCAGTATTGGCataatttaatttatctttgCAGAAACCCGCTCCACCAAAACCTGAACCTAAAGCAAGAAAAACATCTGCTAAGGTAAGAGGTGCTCCCACTCCCACTTTGGCtttttaaacaatgaataaattataatttcataTCCAAAAGTCATCCAAGGAAAGATCACATTTAATGCTTCAGGCTAAATGTACTGACTAAAAACCTGTTACCCCTGCTACAGGCTTTCTCAATAGGCATAAAGCACAGTTTAATGTAACTTTTACCAGGGATGTGTTTTCCATGTGGTCAGTAAAGCGAAGAAAGTCAGCGAACAGTGCTCTGAGGAGCCTCATGTCCATGGGGGTTTGGTACTTCCTCAGGAGCGTGCTGTTCACACAGTGCTCAGAGGGTGGGCCTGGCCGTGGGCCGTACTGCTGCCGAGAGCGGAGGACCTCGGGAAAGGGCTTCTGACTTCATATCAATGGTCTTAGTCGGCCAGTCTAACTCATAATAATCCCGTACTAATGCATACTAGCAAATAACTAACACCAGCAAACATTGATATGGCCCTTATACTAAGCCAGACCCTGTTCTGACTGCTTTGCTCATATAACCCTCACATCAGTCCTACTGAGGTAGGTGCAAATAGCCCGTGTTGCCGATGGGGAAACTAAAGCACAGAAACTGACCCAAAGTGGCTTTTCTCAACTCTACTCTGCCCTTCAGAGCCTTGTCCCTTCTTGTGAATTGTTTTAAACTGTGTGCTGTGGTGTGAGTAGGTGATGCTGAAGCAGCACTCACTTCTGTGGCTTGGTCTTAAAACAAGGATCTAGgtcttcattttcaagttctCTCTCAGCTTTGTAGTCACTCAAGCCCATGTCCCCACGTGAGGTGTTTCATGTGCTGGGTTCTTCCCTGGCTTTGCCTCATCCTTCACCAGCTGCTGCTGTTCTCTCCATGCCAGAACCACCTCCCACTTCATCAGGAGAGGAGGGCCACCAAACAAATACACGAGGGGAATCATCATGTTTTCTCAGAAGGGAAGGTCCAGTGGGCTCGAAGCAGCCTGTTACATGTTCAGAGACTCCACAGAACTCAGTTGGTGCCCAGAAAAACTGGGTTCCCATTTTCCCCCAAAAGCTACCGAGTTGGCGATGGTTGTGCTTTACCTTGTGTTTGGACGGAGACTGACTGATGTTAGCTGACAGCACACCGTGTCTAACATACTCTGTGCTTCGATTCTCTGTTAGAAAGAACCTGGAACAAAGACTAACAAAGGTGCtaaagggaagaaggaggagaagcaggaagcTGGAAAGGAAGGTACTGCACCATCTGAAAATGGTGAAACTAAAGCTGAAGAGGTACTTTGCATAAATACCTCCCACTGATTGAATCAGTGTCTTGAGAAATTGCTGGATCCTTCAGCTGCTGGTAGCATGTTCTTAATGTCTCTTTTCATTGCCTGTAATGTTATTGCAGATCCACATCTATCGCTCAACTGTTAGTGTCTCAACCTCCAGAGGTACCCCACCCAGCACACTGTCAGGAAAGGGGCAGGTTGAAACAGTGAGAGTTAAGGGTACAGTAGAAAATTCTGCATGTGTGCAGTGActagaattagatagtggtgTGGTGCTGTGTCTTCGGAGCAGTGGGAGCTTGTAGGGAAAGCTTCTGCGGTCGTTTGAAAAGCAGAAAGCAATAAATGCAGCAAAGTGTTTGTGTAATATATTCCTGCCTTGTCTGTCTCACACCCAGAGTTGAAATAGGTTTTGGGGTAGAGCTGCTAAAAAAACGATGTTCTAAAGTGTGTGTGTTGGCGGGGTGGACTTTTATTTGGCTTATATTAGTTTTAATAGTAActatgtttttttccctttttcctccccACAGGCACAGAAAACTGAATCTGTAGATAACGAGGGAGAATGAATTGTCATGAAAAATTGGGGTTGATTTTATGTACCTCTTGGGACaacttttaaaagctatttttacCAAGTTTTTGTAAATGCTAATTTTTTAGAACTCAACTAGTTggcatacaaaaatatataaggatGGACATTTTACCGTCTTATAATACATCTTTTTGGAGATTTCCATCATCCTcaagttaaataaatttaatattggaAGCTGTGTATAAAATTGATTCAGCATTCCATGCATTCGCTTTAAAAACTTAGTCCTGTGCATACTGTGGTGTTTTTACTGTGCATATTTGAATTTTTCATGCAGTTTTTCTAGAGCAATAATCAGTGGTGCTTTTGTACCTAGGTCTATGTGATTTTAATGAAACATGGGTAGTTGTGGCCACCTGCTGACTATttgtggtttaaaataaaaaggtgttcTTGCCTGCAAAATACCTGCTTCTTAGTGTTTTCACTAAATTTAGGCAGTGTTTCATTTTTGCAGAAGATGTAAAGAATTTCTACAGTCTGTGCCCTGAGGGTATCTTTACTAAGTCAAGTAGGgttgtttgttaattttctgGCATTTAAGAATGCCACTATTTTAATAAAGTCATCTGTGAGTGCCAGTGTGGAATCACATCTAAAACACTTGATACCAGAAGTGGCCTGCAATGATTACCATATATAAAACAATAAGACACCACTTTTTTGAAGTCCTTATAAACAGATAGTGGTCTGCTAAACCACAACTTGTGAAAAACCGTAAACTCTGGCTCGTCCTTGAAAAGTCCCCCCTTTCAAAATAATACCGAGTCACATTCTTTGAGGACTTCGCAGCTTTGAAAACACTTTACCCAGCGTGACCACATTTCAGCCTTGGAGCAGCCTGGGACAGGAGTTGGCATAGGTATTATTAGAGCTTCTTTCTAGGCTAAGAAATAGGGACATGAAGAGTATGTGACTTACTTCAGGCccatgggaagaagaaaaaacagaactTGAACCTGGTCTTTTGAATTGTATACGTAGTGTCTATTTTAGTCTGttcaagctgctataacaaaatatcacagactgggtagcttataaacaacagaaatatctctctcacagttgtggaggctgTAAGTCGAGATCCGGGTGCCATTCAGTAGGGTGAGGGTCCTCTTCCAGATCACAGACTTCTCATTGTATCCTCAGGTGGCAGAAGGGGCCAGGGAGCCTCTGGGACCTCTTTCATAAGGCCACTAATCCCACTCACGAGAGTTCCACCCTCGTGACTTAGGCATCTCCCAAAGCCCCACTTCTACTACCATCATCTTTGAGTGGTAAGATTTCAGCATAAACTTTagaggaacacaaacattcagaccatagcgaTGGCCTTTTGTATCTGGAAGTCCATGGCTGTGTTGGGAACAGAGGAGCTATTTTATTACTGTAAATTTTTTTGTTCGCTTACATTTCCTGAGAAGTTTAGTAACTGCATGACCACTCAGGGAAGCTGAATTCTGGGCATTCCTCTTAGATGAAGACCGTCTGAATTTTTAGGATGTGAATAGTGCCTGTGCTGCTCAGGGACTCTTACCAAAAGGCTGTTGTTCCTCAGAGCCTCAGATGCTTTTCTGTTGTGGTTATCAACAAACACAGGCCCCTCCATCATGCTTGTATTTTGTGTCATTGTCCCTAATCTAGCATTAATCTACTGAGATAACAACCTTAGTACACAGAATAATCTCATTCAGTTTCCTTTGCTTCTGATTAGGCAATGTGCCTTAATTCATGAGTGTTATATGTACTGAAAACCACTTTTACCCCCAAGAAAAAATAGCTGGTATCCTGTGAGcacttcataaaaatattttcaataatttttggtACATTGCTGGCTAGCTTCCAATTCAGAAGTGGAATATAAACTCCATagacttacttttttaaaaattataaaggtgCTACaggtagttttttaaaatatcagacattacaataataaataaagggAAAAGTCAAAGTTTTCCTTTCCCCCATTCGTGAGTTCCAGAGGTAATCCCTGCACACCATTTTCTCTATGactatgcatatgtgtgtatgcagATATGCGCATACATAAAAATGTACACatgatttttaaaggaaggaaatataCATCCTATCTAGAATTATTCAACCAATAAATTGTAATTGGAGACAGATTTCAAATATTGCAATGCTGCCATTGAGACTGCAATAAACATTCTTGTGCACAAAGCTTTGCCTACTTATATATTTCTATTCAAATaagttcctagaagtggaatgtCTGAAGCGGAATGTCAACGGGAAGGTACATTTGACTATGCCAAAGGCATTGTGCCCATCCACTCTGTCAACAGCGTGCAAATGGCATCTCTTCTTACCTTATTTTAGTctcataaatgaaaaataatgccttactattttaattttaaatttattttaccacaagtaaaatgagtttttcatatgtttaatgGTCATTTGAATTTCTTCTGTGAAttgtgatttttcccccctattttTTTTACTGGGAAGTCGCtgttttaaatcattattatttacaGTGTCCATTGATgccattacttttatttcaaacatgGGTTCTGCAGGCCATGGATGTGTGTCTGTTAAAATTTATGGGTATTATTACCACATTGACAAAACAAGGGACTACTATAAAGCAGACAGCTACCAAAATAACCCAGTACTTGAATGGATGTACTTACTGCAAACACATAGAAGGTGGGAGGTACCCATTACTGCCACACTGCTACCCCTTCAGTGGATTTATGCAGCCTAGGAAAAGGATCCCCTTCTCCAAACGTTTTTGTTCATTTGCTGGAAAGTTGTAATAGCCCTTTGCATCTATAATGACTTTGAGTTACATGGCACCCCTGTTGTTAAGCAGTGAACTGCTTGTATAATCATAGGTGATGTCCTCAAATCCTTCCTGG
Coding sequences within it:
- the HMGN3 gene encoding high mobility group nucleosome-binding domain-containing protein 3 isoform X5, translating into MPKRKSPENTEGKDGSKITKQEPTRRSARLSAKPAPPKPEPKARKTSAKKEPGTKTNKGAKGKKEEKQEAGKEGTAPSENGETKAEEAQKTESVDNEGE
- the HMGN3 gene encoding high mobility group nucleosome-binding domain-containing protein 3 isoform X4, with amino-acid sequence MPKRKSPENTEGKDGSKITKQEPTRRSARLSAKPAPPKPEPKARKTSAKKEPGTKTNKGAKGKKEEKQEAGKEGTAPSENGETKAEEIHIYRSTVSVSTSRGTEN
- the HMGN3 gene encoding high mobility group nucleosome-binding domain-containing protein 3 isoform X2, with product MPKRKSPENTEGKDGSKITKQEPTRRSARLSAKPAPPKPEPKARKTSAKKEPGTKTNKGAKGKKEEKQEAGKEGTAPSENGETKAEEIHIYRSTVSVSTSRGTPPSTLSGKGQVETAQKTESVDNEGE
- the HMGN3 gene encoding high mobility group nucleosome-binding domain-containing protein 3 isoform X3 codes for the protein MPKRKSPENTEGKDGSKITKQEPTRRSARLSAKPAPPKPEPKARKTSAKKEPGTKTNKGAKGKKEEKQEAGKEGTAPSENGETKAEEIHIYRSTVSVSTSRGTPPSTLSGKGQVETVRVKGTEN
- the HMGN3 gene encoding high mobility group nucleosome-binding domain-containing protein 3 isoform X1, with the protein product MPKRKSPENTEGKDGSKITKQEPTRRSARLSAKPAPPKPEPKARKTSAKKEPGTKTNKGAKGKKEEKQEAGKEGTAPSENGETKAEEIHIYRSTVSVSTSRGTPPSTLSGKGQVETVRAQKTESVDNEGE